One region of Paenibacillus polymyxa M1 genomic DNA includes:
- a CDS encoding DHH family phosphoesterase, protein MPKFLQKRWHGYQTVWAFLLLLVLVICISMYNWELGVIGLLLSFLLGGLMLKTELDFRRELNQYISGLSFRIKRVEGEAISTLPFGIILYSENRTVEWHNRFASEMFEEQSLIGEPLQDLFPQLANALSTKKETKEPARELKVELQHDERHYQFLIVPDERLIYLYEVTELAVLRKQYENERLALGIVMLDNMDEAAQGMDDQQRTALIAKVSSEITSWANQYNIYLRRLSSERYLIMLNHKALQELEQSRFVILDTVREMTADLKVPMTLSIGLSFGAESIKELGELAQSSLDMALGRGGDQAAVKAGQRLSFYGGKSNAVEKRTRVRARVIAHALRDLMQESDRVLIMGHKIPDMDAIGAAIGVWKAAALYNVEAHIVLDKSNPSIDRMMEQVNKDEKLSQALMTPEQSLQVMTEHSLLVVVDTHKASMTIEPRLVQTASRVVVVDHHRRGEEFINDSVLIYLEPYASSACELVTELLQYIHEKVQLTPLEATSLLAGITVDTKHFSLHTGSRTFEAAGFLRRSGADTVMIQRMLKEDLDEYIAKAEIIKHAKMIYGHIAIAVTEPGQKIPQLLIAQVADSLLNMTDVLASFVVSERPDGLVGISARSLGRMNVQVVMERLGGGGHLTNAAVQLDCSLEEAKRRVVDVLAEIDGEEGLFE, encoded by the coding sequence ATGCCTAAATTTCTACAAAAACGCTGGCACGGCTATCAGACGGTCTGGGCGTTTTTACTGCTGCTGGTGCTTGTCATATGTATTTCCATGTACAACTGGGAACTGGGTGTGATAGGACTGCTGCTATCATTCTTGCTCGGCGGACTGATGCTGAAGACGGAGCTGGATTTTCGTCGGGAACTGAATCAATATATCAGTGGTCTTTCCTTCCGGATTAAGCGGGTGGAGGGAGAAGCGATCAGTACACTGCCGTTCGGTATCATTTTATACAGTGAAAATCGAACCGTAGAATGGCACAATCGCTTTGCCAGTGAGATGTTCGAGGAGCAATCATTGATTGGAGAGCCTCTTCAAGATTTGTTTCCTCAACTCGCAAATGCTCTAAGCACTAAAAAAGAAACGAAAGAACCTGCTCGTGAACTAAAGGTTGAATTACAGCATGATGAGCGTCATTATCAGTTTCTAATCGTGCCTGATGAGCGTCTGATATATTTGTATGAAGTGACGGAGCTCGCGGTACTGCGCAAGCAGTATGAGAACGAGCGGTTGGCGCTTGGTATCGTCATGCTTGATAATATGGACGAGGCTGCTCAGGGAATGGACGATCAGCAGCGCACCGCGCTTATTGCGAAGGTTTCCAGCGAGATTACGTCTTGGGCCAATCAGTACAATATTTATTTGCGCCGGTTGTCATCTGAGCGTTATCTGATTATGCTGAATCATAAAGCACTCCAAGAACTGGAGCAGAGCCGATTCGTCATTTTGGATACCGTGAGGGAAATGACGGCGGATTTGAAAGTACCGATGACATTGAGCATTGGCTTGTCTTTCGGCGCAGAGAGTATCAAGGAGCTGGGCGAGTTGGCCCAGTCCAGTCTAGATATGGCGCTTGGACGCGGGGGGGATCAGGCAGCAGTGAAAGCGGGACAGCGTCTGTCCTTTTATGGAGGCAAGTCCAATGCTGTCGAGAAGCGTACCAGGGTGCGAGCCCGAGTCATTGCACATGCGCTGCGTGATCTGATGCAGGAGAGCGACCGCGTGCTGATTATGGGACACAAAATACCGGACATGGATGCAATAGGAGCAGCTATCGGTGTATGGAAGGCCGCGGCACTTTACAATGTAGAGGCCCATATCGTACTGGACAAATCCAATCCGTCTATTGACCGAATGATGGAGCAGGTAAACAAGGATGAGAAGCTATCGCAAGCGCTCATGACACCGGAGCAGTCGCTTCAGGTGATGACCGAGCACAGCCTGCTGGTTGTGGTGGATACGCACAAGGCTTCAATGACGATTGAGCCTCGTCTGGTGCAGACGGCCAGCCGGGTGGTGGTTGTGGATCATCACCGTCGGGGCGAGGAATTTATTAATGATTCTGTTCTAATCTATTTGGAGCCATACGCGTCATCGGCCTGTGAACTGGTGACCGAGCTGCTGCAATATATCCATGAGAAGGTCCAGCTGACACCGCTGGAGGCAACATCACTGCTGGCGGGGATTACGGTGGATACCAAGCATTTTTCCCTGCATACAGGCTCACGTACGTTTGAGGCTGCTGGCTTCTTAAGACGTAGTGGAGCAGATACAGTCATGATCCAGCGCATGTTAAAAGAGGACCTGGATGAATATATTGCTAAGGCGGAAATTATTAAGCATGCTAAAATGATATATGGGCATATCGCAATTGCGGTGACCGAGCCCGGACAAAAAATACCGCAGCTCCTGATTGCTCAGGTGGCGGATTCATTGCTCAATATGACGGATGTACTGGCCTCCTTTGTGGTCAGTGAACGTCCTGACGGCCTGGTGGGGATCAGCGCCCGTTCACTCGGACGCATGAACGTACAGGTCGTCATGGAACGGCTAGGCGGCGGAGGACATCTGACAAACGCAGCGGTTCAGCTGGATTGCTCGCTGGAGGAAGCTAAGCGCAGAGTGGTCGACGTTCTGGCCGAAATTGATGGGGAAGAGGGGTTATTTGAATGA
- a CDS encoding DUF2232 domain-containing protein, with translation MKFRLATVAWSVIYLLLLLTLLTPFRIITVFFLIVPGAVLFSSLPFKGFLVHVIPVLLIIALLDVYSLLPAIYFLIPSILMGRVYKKGGSAFQALVTGTGIILAELLFVLFIATYSFGFDLSQSLRDQAEMSASIVQQILSANPMFANMSWTAEDTQKLGTMLIGKVPYVMIVSSFILAVITHALARPALSSLDVPVRKMKPAREWMLPRTLIWYYLLAIVIGWIADSSDSSWIQTVSISMLPLIHACFIIQTIGFVYFWTHSRKKSPVIALLLSLVVLVFQPLRIIGIIDLAFPLREAITRSKK, from the coding sequence TTGAAATTCCGCTTGGCCACTGTAGCATGGAGCGTTATTTATTTGCTTCTGCTGCTGACTCTATTGACACCATTTAGAATTATTACCGTATTTTTTCTGATTGTGCCTGGCGCTGTATTGTTTTCATCGCTGCCTTTCAAAGGTTTTCTGGTTCACGTCATACCGGTGCTTTTAATTATAGCGCTACTCGATGTGTATTCGCTGCTTCCTGCGATTTACTTTCTGATTCCTTCTATATTGATGGGACGGGTATATAAAAAGGGAGGATCTGCCTTTCAGGCGTTGGTGACCGGAACGGGCATTATTTTAGCCGAATTGTTGTTTGTACTGTTTATCGCTACGTATTCCTTCGGGTTTGATCTTTCACAGTCCCTTCGTGATCAGGCTGAGATGTCGGCCAGTATTGTACAGCAGATTTTGAGTGCGAATCCGATGTTTGCGAATATGAGCTGGACAGCTGAAGATACGCAGAAACTCGGTACAATGCTGATTGGTAAAGTTCCATATGTGATGATTGTCAGCTCGTTCATACTGGCAGTGATCACACATGCTTTGGCACGTCCAGCGTTGAGTAGTCTCGATGTGCCGGTACGTAAAATGAAGCCTGCCCGCGAGTGGATGCTACCGCGTACGCTGATCTGGTACTATCTGCTGGCAATTGTAATTGGATGGATAGCGGATTCTTCCGATAGCAGCTGGATTCAAACGGTCTCCATTAGTATGCTACCGCTGATCCATGCATGTTTTATTATCCAGACAATTGGTTTTGTATACTTCTGGACGCATAGCCGTAAAAAGAGCCCGGTGATTGCGTTGCTGCTGTCGCTCGTCGTTCTGGTGTTCCAGCCGCTCCGCATTATAGGTATTATTGATTTGGCCTTTCCGCTGCGTGAAGCTATTACAAGATCAAAGAAATAG
- a CDS encoding MazG-like family protein — MPKEMDVVKRAKVIEWLKTEVLDQVSRLFKAMWEGSTVRIGDCLASLVMSSYILGRRLGVSYRELDDLLIDKLRKHRKEGHQLEDWYQDISALEEHMRKR, encoded by the coding sequence ATGCCTAAAGAAATGGATGTAGTTAAACGAGCCAAGGTTATTGAATGGCTTAAAACAGAGGTGCTCGACCAAGTCTCCCGTCTGTTTAAGGCGATGTGGGAAGGCAGTACAGTCCGTATTGGTGATTGTTTGGCCAGCCTGGTGATGAGCAGTTATATTCTGGGGAGGCGTCTTGGGGTGTCTTACCGTGAATTGGATGATCTACTCATCGACAAGCTAAGAAAGCACAGAAAAGAAGGACACCAGTTGGAGGATTGGTATCAAGACATTTCCGCACTGGAAGAACATATGCGTAAGAGGTGA
- a CDS encoding CBS domain-containing protein, whose product MNIAFFLLPKQEVACVTADATLRQTLERMEYHRFTAVPILDKEGRYTGTVTEGDLLWHMKESEGKITFENASKFMLKDVPLRVSMKPVSIDANMEDLINLAKVQNFVPVVDDMERFIGIVRRSQIIEYCEKFVSKESLNTSS is encoded by the coding sequence ATGAATATCGCTTTTTTCTTGCTTCCCAAACAAGAGGTCGCTTGTGTAACGGCGGATGCTACTCTACGGCAAACATTGGAACGAATGGAATATCACCGGTTCACAGCGGTTCCTATTTTGGATAAGGAAGGTAGATATACGGGTACGGTTACAGAGGGCGACCTATTGTGGCATATGAAAGAGTCTGAGGGGAAAATCACCTTTGAAAACGCTTCTAAGTTTATGCTCAAGGACGTTCCGCTGCGGGTTTCGATGAAACCTGTATCCATTGATGCCAATATGGAGGATCTGATTAATTTGGCGAAGGTACAAAACTTTGTGCCCGTCGTGGATGATATGGAACGGTTTATCGGTATCGTGCGCCGCAGCCAAATTATTGAGTATTGTGAGAAATTTGTGTCTAAGGAATCGCTTAATACTTCAAGCTAA
- a CDS encoding LCP family protein, which yields MMERRHKRRTRGKPKKKKRFTALYISCIVLLLVAVGGYLFRKQLTLVAFDWFVSPTLESKLEKSYQPRQSAEQQPQEKVAYQKEPFSVLLLGTDQRPNEKARGRSDTVIYAAVRPAESRVLLVSIPRDTYVQIAGHDSNRDGEDDFDKLGHAYAFGGEDMSMATVEKLMEHKVDYYATINFQGIQDAVNAVGGVVLPIDQPIENKNPLHIKFRIEAGKPLYNGEEAMYYVRYREDSDFNRTKRQQIFLNAMADRLLNIDGITKIPELLDIMGANFTTDMEPAFITRLGKQAISQGNPQISSFTITGEGFKKKGLYYDRANEQELEYARLMIANWLDSDTTPQTLRLPDKQDIQ from the coding sequence ATGATGGAGAGAAGACATAAGAGAAGGACCCGTGGAAAGCCCAAAAAGAAAAAGAGGTTTACCGCTCTATATATTTCATGTATTGTCTTGCTTTTAGTTGCAGTGGGAGGCTATCTATTCCGCAAACAGCTGACGCTCGTGGCTTTCGACTGGTTTGTGTCACCGACGCTGGAAAGCAAACTGGAGAAATCCTACCAGCCTCGTCAATCCGCGGAACAGCAGCCGCAAGAGAAGGTGGCTTACCAAAAGGAGCCTTTTTCGGTGTTGCTACTGGGAACGGATCAAAGGCCAAACGAAAAGGCACGTGGTCGCTCAGATACGGTGATATATGCTGCTGTACGGCCCGCAGAATCGCGTGTGCTCTTGGTCTCCATTCCAAGGGATACGTATGTACAGATTGCCGGACATGACTCCAATCGAGATGGCGAGGATGATTTTGATAAGTTAGGGCATGCTTATGCGTTCGGAGGCGAGGATATGTCCATGGCCACCGTAGAGAAGCTGATGGAGCATAAGGTCGATTATTATGCTACGATTAATTTCCAGGGGATTCAGGATGCCGTGAATGCAGTGGGTGGAGTTGTGCTTCCTATCGATCAGCCCATCGAGAATAAAAACCCGCTGCATATCAAGTTCCGTATTGAGGCGGGCAAGCCGCTTTATAATGGTGAAGAAGCCATGTATTATGTTAGGTATCGGGAAGATAGCGACTTCAACCGTACAAAACGTCAGCAAATTTTTTTGAACGCTATGGCCGATAGGCTGCTGAATATCGATGGAATCACCAAGATCCCGGAGTTGCTCGATATTATGGGGGCCAATTTCACAACGGATATGGAACCTGCCTTTATTACTAGGCTTGGCAAGCAAGCTATTTCACAGGGGAATCCACAAATTTCAAGTTTTACGATTACGGGGGAAGGGTTCAAGAAAAAGGGTCTGTACTATGACCGGGCTAATGAACAGGAGCTTGAATATGCCAGACTTATGATTGCGAACTGGCTAGACTCTGATACAACCCCGCAGACGCTGAGGCTTCCCGACAAGCAGGACATTCAGTGA
- a CDS encoding D-alanyl-D-alanine carboxypeptidase family protein → MMKKHWLRWAIVVPVLIILIFITLGPRLLIGKPNVDADAAVLMDMHTGELLMDVNGDKPMPSANMSKLMTELLVLEDIRTGRLGWNDEVRISRYASTVGGVNLSLRYGERMTVSELFQSMVVYSANDAAVALAERSSGNEYAFVKRMNEKAAQIGLSPDSRFSNASGAGQSELGPNHPKDIRGETKMTASDTAKLASYLITSHPEILRTSSRTQMELKDKGIYISNTNWMLPSLAGPYSYAGTDGLKAGYTSDAGYCFTGTAEQHGKRLVAVVLGAPSKEERFEQTRKLFDYGFSLSTSFPVRLQNLVKLAPH, encoded by the coding sequence ATGATGAAAAAACATTGGTTACGTTGGGCTATTGTCGTCCCGGTACTTATTATATTGATTTTTATTACACTTGGACCCCGCTTGTTGATCGGAAAGCCGAATGTGGATGCAGACGCTGCAGTGCTAATGGACATGCATACCGGGGAATTACTAATGGATGTGAATGGCGATAAGCCTATGCCCTCCGCAAATATGTCCAAGCTCATGACCGAGCTACTGGTACTGGAGGATATTCGGACCGGACGGTTAGGCTGGAATGATGAGGTGCGCATTAGTCGTTATGCCAGTACGGTGGGTGGTGTGAATCTATCCCTCCGGTATGGAGAAAGAATGACCGTATCTGAATTGTTTCAAAGTATGGTAGTGTATTCAGCGAATGACGCAGCTGTGGCACTGGCGGAACGTTCATCAGGGAATGAGTACGCTTTTGTAAAGCGCATGAATGAAAAAGCTGCCCAAATTGGGTTGTCGCCCGATAGTCGCTTTAGTAATGCCTCTGGGGCAGGTCAGAGTGAATTAGGGCCGAACCATCCTAAGGACATTCGCGGAGAAACGAAGATGACGGCAAGCGACACTGCAAAGTTGGCCTCTTACTTGATTACATCACATCCTGAGATTCTCAGAACGTCCAGCCGTACACAGATGGAATTGAAGGATAAGGGCATTTACATCAGCAATACGAACTGGATGTTGCCTTCCTTGGCTGGACCGTACTCTTATGCGGGCACGGACGGATTGAAAGCAGGATACACAAGCGATGCTGGATATTGTTTCACGGGTACAGCTGAGCAGCATGGCAAACGGTTAGTTGCTGTAGTACTGGGTGCACCGAGCAAGGAGGAGCGTTTCGAGCAGACACGGAAGTTGTTCGATTATGGTTTTTCTCTGTCCACCTCTTTCCCTGTGCGTTTGCAAAATTTGGTGAAATTGGCTCCGCATTAA